The region TTGGGCACATAGTCCTTGGTTTCCTGCCGCAGCTGCTGCTTCTGGCTGAGCTTGTGGTTCTTCTGGGTCAGTTCAAAAAAGCTTTCGGCTCCGGTTCCCTTCATGGCGCGGCCAATCTTGCCCTCGCCCGCGTTGTAGGCGGCAATGGCAAGGTACCAGTCTCCGAAATCAGCATACAGCTTGTTCAGGTAGTCCGCTGCGGAATGCACAGACTTAAAGGGATCGCGGCGCTCATCTATCCACCAGTCGTAACGCAGTCCGTACTTGCGCCCCGTAAAGGGCATGAACTGCCACACACCGGCAGCACCGGAACGGGAATAGGCATTGGGGTTAAATCCGCTCTCCACGATAGCGAGGTAGACCAGCTCTTCGGGCAACCCCTTCTCGCGGAACACCTCACGCGCGTAGGGCATGTACATTCCGGCGCGTTCAAGGTATCTTACAAAGTGGTCACGTCCGCGATGCGTAAAATAGGTGAAATACCTTTCCACTGCCTCACGGTCGCTGTCTTCCATCTCAATGTCGATGTCGAGCCGGGAATTAAGGGCTTCCTGCTCGTCAGAGGTGAGTTGGGCGTCTTCGTCGCCGGGCACCTCATCAAGGGCGGCAACGTCTTCGGCGGAAACGTCCGGGCGGCCAAGGTTGGGCGGACAATACGCAGCCCCCTGCGCACCATCGCCAAGCCCCTCCGCAACAGGTTGTTTAGTGGCGCAACCGCCAAGCACCAACGTCAACATGAACATCAGCACCAGACCACAGGACCGTAGGGAAGTATTCTGTATGGATAGGTATTTTCGCATGCATTGTCCGTTTTTGCGGCCCAGCCCTCTTGCGTCGGCAACAACGGGAGGGTATCTGCACCTTGCGTTTGAATACTGCCACTAACCTAATCGCAAAAACAAGGCAACTCTCCTAACTATCACTCATTCTGTAAACTTTTTCAAGACAATATGCAGGATTTTGCACATGCATCATGATAACGACAATAATTCCGAAGGCTTTCTCCCCGGCGTCAAGCCTGTCACCGAACGGCTGAAAACAGACCCCGAACAGGTGGATTCCGTCCTTATTCGCAAAGAAAAACGCGGCCAAGACGTTACCATCATTACCGATCTGTGCCGGAAGCAAAAAATTCGCTTCACTTTTGTGCAGGAAGCCGTTCTGGACAAGCTTTTCAAGGGCAATCATCAGGGCGTCATCGCCAAAATTTTCGAGGCAGGCTTTCTGGACGAAGAGACCGTGCTGCGCATGGGACTGGAATCACCGCTGCCTCTGGTGCTGGTGCTTGATCAGATTCAGGACCCCGGCAACGCGGGCACCCTTGCCCGCACACTCTACGGCATAGGCGGGGGCGGCCTCATCGTGCCCAAGCACAACGCCTCGTTTCTGGGCGCGGCAGCGGCCAAGGCGTCCGCAGGGGCCTTGGGCAAACTGCCGGTGGCAAAGGCCACCAACATTTCGCGCACGCTGGAACTGGCCAAGGATATGGGCTATTTCGTCTACGGAGCTTACATGGGCGGCGATGCCGAAAACCTGTACACCGCCAAGCTGCACACCCCCGCCGTTCTGGTGCTCGGCAACGAGGATAAGGGCATACGCCCCAACGTGGGCAAACGCATGGATGTTTCGCTGGCTATCCCCATGCGGGAAGGCTTCGATTCGCTGAACGTGGCGCAGGCGGGTGCCATGATTCTCTCGCAGTTCCTCGCCGCCCGCCGGCCATAAACAACCTGCCCCCCCCGCAGGCATCATATAATAGCATGGCCCCGGCAGTTTTCACCGCCGGGGCCTTTTTCACACTCACCATGTCGCTCTTTGTCCGTCTTGGCCCGCCTTGGCCTGTCTTGGCCTGTATTGGGCCCGCCCTATTCTGCTTCCGGAGTTGCCGCCCCCTCTCTCTTCTTGTGCAGCAGTTCGCTGAAATCCTTCTTCCCGGCCAGATTCTGCACCGCTACGGCAAAGGCTTCCGCAAACATCAGCTCCCCTCCGTTGGGCACGCCTCTCGCCAGCTTGTAATACCCGTCTGTCCGCGTGCTGTAGACCACCTGTTTGGCAAAGACGGAATAGACACTCCACTCCACAGAGAGAAACACCTCCCCGCTGGTCCGGTGCAGGTTACTGCCGTCCCACGAAGAATATTCCTTGCACAGGTTGGACGTAATGCCTGTTATGCGCGCCCCCACGCGATACGTGGCCCGTGCGCTTTCCGCTTCACGGTCAAACATGACGGAAGAATCCCCCACCGCGTCGTATCCCATTTCCAGCATGGTCTGGATGAATGTGTCGGCAAGAAGATTGTCCGTATCCATCAGCGTGGTATGACCGGAGGCCCATGTCATTTCCGAAACGCCTTCCTGATTGCACAGGCTCCCGCCCGCCTCTGAAAAGCCGGTGTACCACGCGCCGATAAGGTCGCCCCGCCGCACGGAAACCACCACCCGGTCAAAGGCAACAGGCTCATACGGTCCCGCAGGCACAGCCCCCTCATGCACCGTCTGCGTATACGGCGGCATGGGAACCTTCCTCACCACCGCGCACCCCGGCAGCACCATGCACCCCAGCAGCAGAACTATCAGCAACAGCCCGAAACGGTTGAACAACATCACTCCCCCTTGTACGGAACCGATCATAACGTATCAGTTCCTGTATAGGGAGCCTCACCATTGGTCAAGCCAAACAGGCGGTTACGGGCATACCGTGCGGGTCAGGCAGACGAATGCCCCGCTACCCGCTTTCTCCCCGCACCCGGTGCCGTACTGCGCACGCCCTCGCACTGCCCGCCTCCCCCTCCGCATCGCTGCGCACCGCCAGCCGCAGCACCAGCACCCCGCCCATAATGCACACGCCCCCGGCCCATTGCACGACACTTAACCGCTCGCCCAAGAACCTGTATGCCACAAGCGCGGTAAGCACAGGCTCCAGCGTAAGCACCAGATTCGCCACCGAAGACGGCAGATGGCACAGCGAAACATTGTACAGACCATAGCCCAGCAACGTGGGCCCCACCGCCAGTGCGAGCAGGGCTATCCAGCCAAGGGGCAGTGCCGTCGCCATTCCGCCGCCACCCCACAGCCGCTGCGGCATCAGGTCCGCAGACGCCAGCCCCGTCTCAGGCGCAAACAGGGCAAATCCGGCATTCAGCCCCCACAGCACACACGCCGCGCAACCAAAGGTATACAGCAGCGTTGCCCACGGGTTCACCCCGCGCTGTGCCGCACAGCGCCCCATCAGGCTGTATGCCGCGTACAAAAGGCCGGAAAGCACTCCGGCAAGAACCCCCATACCGTTCAGACGCCACGCCTCCATGTCGGTCATGCCCGCCACCAGCACACACCCGCAAAAACACAGCAGCGATGCGGCGCTTTTGAGCATGGTGCACCGCTCCCCCAGCAGCAGCCGCGCAAACACGGCAATATAGGCTATGGAGCAGTAGTTCATAACCGTGGCCACGGATGCCCCGTTATGGACGACAGACACGGTCCACGCCACATTGAACACCGCAAGCATGGAGCCGTAGCACAGAAAAAAGCGCCAGTGCGCCCGCAGACCGCCAAGAAGGGGCGTCCGCAGCACAAGCAGCAGCGGCAGCAGCACAACGCAGACAAAGGCGTTGCGCCAGAAGGCCAGCGCCAGCACCGGCAGGGCAAAGGCATCGCTTATGTAGCGTATGAGAATACTGGAAAAAGCCAGCACGGCCGCACTGCCCACTGCGGCCATATATCCCCTGCCCTGCATACCCGTCACAAAAAATGCCGGTATCCTCATGCCTTATGCTCCCTGTCAGCCTGCCAACCTGTCAACCTGTCAGCCGGTCAGCCTGTTACCCTATTGCCCCGCCCATGCCACCTGCGGAGGATTCAGCCAATGTGCCACCCTTCGCATTATACATGCCGCACACCATATAGCCGCATTGACCCCATCAACAGGCACGGTTTATACCTATTTTCACCATGCCAATTTTCCCGGCGCAGCCATATGCTGCCGGGAACATACCGCCAAAGGTTCCGGAACCATGCGCATCCCCGTAGACAAAACCAGCCCGCTGCCCCTGTATACGCAGATAGCCCGCTTCATCCGCCATCGCATAGAGTGCGGCGCGCTGCCCGCAGACACCCGCCTGCCCGCCATCCGGGTTCTTGCCCGCGAACTCGGCGTGAACCGCATCACCGTAGAAACAGCCTATGCGGAGCTGGAAGCTTCCGGCCTTGTGGCGGCACGGGTGGGCAGCGGCACCTATGTGCTGCCTCCCTACTCCACCCCCGCCCGCTCACTACCCCGCGGCAATGCCCCGTGCGGCGCATCCCCTGCCCGCACTCCGGATGCTGCCTCCGACCCGTGGCCCCAATGGCAGCACCACGCCCTGCACCGCCACAGCTTCCTCTCGGCCCCGCCCGCCATCCCGCTGTCCAGCCACTCGCCGCAGGCAGATATCATCGCCCTGAACAGCGGCAACAGCGATCCGCGCCTCTTCCCCGTGGACCAGCTGCGCGCCAGCCTGCGCGAAACCCTGCGGCGCGAAGGCTGGAAGGCTGGGGAATACGAAGAGGTGGCGGGCTATCCGCCCCTGCGCCGTACCATCTCGCACCTGCTTGCGGATCAGGGCATCCCCGCCGCCCCGCAGGACATCATCATCACTGCCGGTTCGCAGCAGGCTCTGGCCCTTGCCTGCCAGTTGCTCACCTCCCCCGGCGACTCCGTTCTGGTAGAATCGCCCAGCTACGCAGACGGGCTGGACCTGTTCCGCTCGCGCGGGCTGCGCATCATCCCCGTGCCCATGGATGAAGAGGGCATGCGCACAGACCTTCTGCCCGCACTGCTGAAGGAGCACGCTCCCCGGCTCATCTACACCATCCCCAATTTCCACAACCCCACGGGCATCTGCATGAGCGGGCAGCGCCGCCGCCAGCTCGTGCACATGGCGCGTGAGCACGGCATCCCGCTGCTTGAGGACGATTTCGTGGGCGAACTGCGGTATGAAGGACACGCCCAACCCGCCCTCAAGGCACTGGCGCACCCCGGCGACACGCTCTACGCAGGCACTTTCTCCAAAATGCTCATGCCGGGCCTGCGCGTGGGCTACCTTGTGGCAGAAGGCCCCGTGCGCGACCTGCTCATCCGCTGCAAGCGGCTGAACGATCTCTCCTCGTCCGGCATCATCCAGCGCGCCCTGCACCGTTTTGTCTCCGTGGGCAGACACCGCGCGCATCTGGCCCGCTCCTGCCAAATCTACCGCAAACGCCGCAACGCCCTGCTGCAGGCCATGGCCGAGCATCTGCCGCAGGTGCGCATAGCTCCCATTCAGGGCGGGCTCTTTGCATGGTGCACCCTGCCCGCCCCGCTCACCGCAGGCAGCCTTGCGCCGCTGGCCCTGCACCACGGCGTGGCCGTGGCTCCCGGCACCGCCTTTTTCCTGCACCCGGAGCAGGGCGCCGCCCACCTGCGGCTGAACTTCGCCCTGCACGACCCGGAAACCCTGCAAGAGGCCGTGCGCCGTCTGGCCGCGGCCATCCGGCAGCTTGAGGCGCAGCACGGCGTGATGGCATAAAAACGCGGCAGCACGCCGTTATGCACAACAGCGGCACGTCATCCCTGCGGGGCAGGCGGGCCATGCGCGCCCCCCGTCACCGTATCCGGCTGCGCCCGGCGTTGTCCGGCAGACGTATGGCGGCGTCCGGCAGGCACAAAAATCCGTTGACAGAACAAAAAACTCGTGTGCAAGCTAGGATAAGCCTTCGTGCGTGCAGTGCTTTTCCCCGCCGTGTCCGGCAGAAGAAAACCCTGCGGCAGGAAGGCAATATATATTGTCCGGAGAACAGGTTATGACCCAGAAAATGCAGTTCGACGTCATCGTTGTGGGCGGCGGTCCCGCCGGATTGTTCGCGTCCTATCATCTTGCGGAGCATTCCGGCCTTTCCGTGTGCATGATAGACCGGGGCAAGCCCGCCAAGCAGCGCAACTGCCCCATCGGCAAGACGCAGACGTGTATCAAGTGCAAGCCCTGCCACATCCTTTCCGGCATCGGCGGGGGCGGGCTCTTTTCCGACGGCAAACTCAACTACATCCACAAGCTCGGCAAAACCGACCTCACGCAGTTCATGCCCGTCAGCGCAGCAGAGCGGCTCATCGATGAAACCGAAGCCATCTTCAACGCCTTCAACATGGACGGCCCCGCCTACCCCTCAGACATGGAGCGCGCCCGGTCCATCCGCAAAGAAGCCCGCAAAAACGGCATAGAACTGCTGCTCATAAAACAGAAGCATCTCGGCAGCGACTGCCTGCCGGACCACATACACGCCATGTCCGCGCATCTGGAACAGCGCGGCGTGGTCATCCGCTGTGAAGAGGAAGTCAAAAAGGTGCTCGCGCACGAAGGCAGGGTCACGGGCGTGGAGACCACGCGCGGACGCTACGAGGCGCAGGCGGTCATTCTTGCCCCCGGACGCGTGGGAGCGGACTGGGTGGGCGAGGTGTGCCGCGAATACGGACTTAACGTTTCGCAGCGCGGCATAGAAGTGGGCGTGCGCGTAGAAACGCACAACGATGTCATGCGCGACATCACCGATGTGGTCTACGACCCCACCTTCTTTGTGCGCACCAAGCGCTATGATGACCAGACCCGCACCTTCTGCACCAATCCCGGCGGGTTCATCGCGCTGGAAAACTATCAGGATTTCGTGTGCGTGAACGGCCACGCCTTCCGCGACAAGAAGTCAGAGAACACCAACTTCGCCTTCCTGTCCAAGGTGGTGCTCACCGACCCGGTTTCCGACAACACCGGCTACGGCACCGCCATAGGCAGGCTTGCCACCATCATCGGCGGGGGCAAGCCCATCCTGCAGCGTCTGGGCGACCTGCGCCGGGGCAGACGCTCCACATGGACACGCATCCGCAACGGCAACATAGAGCCCACCCTTACCAACGTGGTCCCCGGCGACATAGCCATGGCCCTGCCGGAACGCATCGTCACCAACATTGTGGAAGGTCTGGCCCAGCTCAACTACGTCATCCCCGGCATAGCCGATGACAACACCCTGCTCTACGCGCCGGAGATCAAGTTCTTCGCCACGCAGGTAGAGACAAGCAACGATCTGGAAACCAGTGTTTCCGGCCTGTTCGTGGCCGGAGACGGCCCCGGCGTGGCGGGCAACATTGTCTCCGCCGCCGCCACCGGCCTCATCCCGGCCAAGGCCATCATCGCCAGGCTGCAAGGCTAGCGGAATACCCGCCCTCTCCCAAACGCAAAGCGCGCCGCAATCATACGACTGCGGCGCGCGTTTCTTTCGTCTGTGTGCAACCTTCCGCAGGGCCTATCAGCCATGC is a window of Desulfovibrio psychrotolerans DNA encoding:
- a CDS encoding NAD(P)/FAD-dependent oxidoreductase, with product MTQKMQFDVIVVGGGPAGLFASYHLAEHSGLSVCMIDRGKPAKQRNCPIGKTQTCIKCKPCHILSGIGGGGLFSDGKLNYIHKLGKTDLTQFMPVSAAERLIDETEAIFNAFNMDGPAYPSDMERARSIRKEARKNGIELLLIKQKHLGSDCLPDHIHAMSAHLEQRGVVIRCEEEVKKVLAHEGRVTGVETTRGRYEAQAVILAPGRVGADWVGEVCREYGLNVSQRGIEVGVRVETHNDVMRDITDVVYDPTFFVRTKRYDDQTRTFCTNPGGFIALENYQDFVCVNGHAFRDKKSENTNFAFLSKVVLTDPVSDNTGYGTAIGRLATIIGGGKPILQRLGDLRRGRRSTWTRIRNGNIEPTLTNVVPGDIAMALPERIVTNIVEGLAQLNYVIPGIADDNTLLYAPEIKFFATQVETSNDLETSVSGLFVAGDGPGVAGNIVSAAATGLIPAKAIIARLQG
- a CDS encoding TrmH family RNA methyltransferase; amino-acid sequence: MHHDNDNNSEGFLPGVKPVTERLKTDPEQVDSVLIRKEKRGQDVTIITDLCRKQKIRFTFVQEAVLDKLFKGNHQGVIAKIFEAGFLDEETVLRMGLESPLPLVLVLDQIQDPGNAGTLARTLYGIGGGGLIVPKHNASFLGAAAAKASAGALGKLPVAKATNISRTLELAKDMGYFVYGAYMGGDAENLYTAKLHTPAVLVLGNEDKGIRPNVGKRMDVSLAIPMREGFDSLNVAQAGAMILSQFLAARRP
- the pdxR gene encoding MocR-like pyridoxine biosynthesis transcription factor PdxR; translated protein: MRIPVDKTSPLPLYTQIARFIRHRIECGALPADTRLPAIRVLARELGVNRITVETAYAELEASGLVAARVGSGTYVLPPYSTPARSLPRGNAPCGASPARTPDAASDPWPQWQHHALHRHSFLSAPPAIPLSSHSPQADIIALNSGNSDPRLFPVDQLRASLRETLRREGWKAGEYEEVAGYPPLRRTISHLLADQGIPAAPQDIIITAGSQQALALACQLLTSPGDSVLVESPSYADGLDLFRSRGLRIIPVPMDEEGMRTDLLPALLKEHAPRLIYTIPNFHNPTGICMSGQRRRQLVHMAREHGIPLLEDDFVGELRYEGHAQPALKALAHPGDTLYAGTFSKMLMPGLRVGYLVAEGPVRDLLIRCKRLNDLSSSGIIQRALHRFVSVGRHRAHLARSCQIYRKRRNALLQAMAEHLPQVRIAPIQGGLFAWCTLPAPLTAGSLAPLALHHGVAVAPGTAFFLHPEQGAAHLRLNFALHDPETLQEAVRRLAAAIRQLEAQHGVMA
- a CDS encoding DMT family transporter, with protein sequence MRIPAFFVTGMQGRGYMAAVGSAAVLAFSSILIRYISDAFALPVLALAFWRNAFVCVVLLPLLLVLRTPLLGGLRAHWRFFLCYGSMLAVFNVAWTVSVVHNGASVATVMNYCSIAYIAVFARLLLGERCTMLKSAASLLCFCGCVLVAGMTDMEAWRLNGMGVLAGVLSGLLYAAYSLMGRCAAQRGVNPWATLLYTFGCAACVLWGLNAGFALFAPETGLASADLMPQRLWGGGGMATALPLGWIALLALAVGPTLLGYGLYNVSLCHLPSSVANLVLTLEPVLTALVAYRFLGERLSVVQWAGGVCIMGGVLVLRLAVRSDAEGEAGSARACAVRHRVRGESG